ACTCCCGATTGCCAACGCGGATCCATTCCCGGTTCCCACCACAATCCGAGCCGATCGTAGAGGTTGCCGATGATGCCTCCCATCACACAGCCCAGGGCGATGGTCAGCAGCCACTGGTGGGCGGCTCGTTTGACGAACAGAAAGATGAAGATCGCGATCGCCGCGACGACCGAGATCGCTGCAAACAGCTGTCCCTTGCCGGCACCGATGCCAAAGACGGCGCCGATATTCACGGCGGTCTCGATGCCAACATAGCCTTCGACAACCCAATGCGGCGGCTGCATGCCGGGCAGCCCACGCCATGCGAACATCGCTTGCTTGGTCCACAGATCGGCGACTCCGCCGAGGATTGCCAGTGCGAAGAAGGTGATGTAGCGGTTGGTGGGGATGGCTGGCAGGGGATTGGAGTGCGGCAAGGGGCTTCCGTCACGCGATTGGGGTGGGTGATTGGAGCGGTCGGCGGGAGCGTTTGCTAGCACCTGCGGATCGCCGTTTGGACTGAGCATTGTCGCTTTCTCCACCAGAATACTCGTTTTTTGTCTTGCGGTTCCTGTTGCTTCGTCGAATTTGAAACAGCATACCGGAAATCGAATTTTCTGGTCTCAATTAGCAGGTCTGGCGATGCCAATCTAGCGACAAACGAGAAAAACCGATCTATTCTATAGTCTGGGGCCGATGACTTGGCAAAGTCCCCCGAATTACACAATCCGCCGACACACAATCGAATCACGCTATCATGCTCCAGACGAAACCATCGCATCGCAAGACCGAAGGAATCGCGTTTCAGAAGTGCATCTCGCCCTCCTGTGGCGCCACCTACGAGGCGGAGTCGGTGCGCACCAGTTGCGATCGATGCGGCGATCTGGTCGACGTGATCTACGATTGGGATCGCGGTACGGTTCCGACAAAGTTGAAGGACTTCGAGCAATTCTGGACACAGCGGCACGATCCGCTGCGGTTCAGCGGCGTGTGGCGGTTTAAAGAATTGCTGCCATTTGCTCCCGACGACAAGATCGTCACCGTCGGCGAAGGGCAGACGTTGCTGCAGCAGGCCGAATCGGTCGGGCAATACGTCGGCATGAACGCTGGCCAGTTGCATCTGCAGTACGAGGGGATGAACCCGTCGGGCAGTTTCAAAGACAACGGCATGTGCGCCGCCTTCACTCACGCTCACATGATGGGTGCCAAGCGAGCGGCTTGTGCCAGCACCGGCAACACCAGCGCGTCGTTGGCGATGTATTGTGCGGTCAGCCAATTGATGAAGGCGGTTATCTTCGTCGGATCGGGCAAGATCGCCTACGGCAAGCTCAGTCAGGCCTTAGAGTATGGTGCGTTAACGGTGCAGATCGCTGGCGACTTCGACGATGCGATGATCCGCGTCAAACAGGTCAGCGATGAACTGGGGATCTATCTGGTCAACAGCGTGAATCCCTTCCGGCTGGAAGGCCAGAAGACGATCATGTTCCGCGTTCTCGAAGCGTTGCAGTGGGAAGTGCCCGATTGGATCGTTGTTCCCGGCGGCAACTTGGGGAATAGCAGCGCGTTTGGCAAAGCGTTTACCGAGCTGAAGGAACTGGGGCTGATCGATCGGATTCCACGCTTGGCGGTAATCAACGCATCGGGAGCCGACACGCTGTACGAACTGTACGAACGCCGCGGCGTCCGTTGGAACGGCGGCAATGTCGACATGGATCCGATCCGTGCGTTCTACGACGAGATGGACCGCGATGGGGCCAAGGCGGACACGATCGCCAGCGCGATTGAGATCAATCGCCCGGTGAATCTGAAGAAGTGTCTGCGTGCGTTGGAAGCTTGCGATGGCGTCGTCCGGCAGGTCTCCGACCAAGAGATCCTCGACGCCAAGGCGAAGGTGGGCGCTGGCGGAATCGGTTGCGAACCGGCCAGTGCAGCAAGCGTTGCCGGAGCGAAGATGCTTCGCCGCGAAGGGGTGATCGCCCCGAGCGACCGCGTCGTCTGCATCCTGACCGGGCATCAGTTGAAAGATCCCACGGCGACCGTCGCCTATCACACGACTGACCAGGCGGTCTTTAACGACGTCTTGGGAAGCCGTGGCGTGCAGCGGGCCAGTTTCGCCAACCGAGCTGTCGCGTTGCCCAACGATCTCGAAGAGATCATCAAAGCGATCCGGCTGTATTCTTAAGCCGGCGTCGGTACGCGAGCCGTCCGCCCTGCCCTACCCTGCTCCATCCAGTCGGATGGAGCCTTCCATCGCTTGACATTTCATCGACTGGGCGGTTTTGCTGCGCAGTCGCGTTACCGGACGCTGTAGAATCGTGGTTGTGATTGCACAACTAATGCGTCGATTCGACGACTGGCGGTTTGGCAAAATCGATCTCAGTCGTCCCCTGGGAGAGCGTGGCGA
Above is a genomic segment from Rosistilla ulvae containing:
- the thrC gene encoding threonine synthase, with product MLQTKPSHRKTEGIAFQKCISPSCGATYEAESVRTSCDRCGDLVDVIYDWDRGTVPTKLKDFEQFWTQRHDPLRFSGVWRFKELLPFAPDDKIVTVGEGQTLLQQAESVGQYVGMNAGQLHLQYEGMNPSGSFKDNGMCAAFTHAHMMGAKRAACASTGNTSASLAMYCAVSQLMKAVIFVGSGKIAYGKLSQALEYGALTVQIAGDFDDAMIRVKQVSDELGIYLVNSVNPFRLEGQKTIMFRVLEALQWEVPDWIVVPGGNLGNSSAFGKAFTELKELGLIDRIPRLAVINASGADTLYELYERRGVRWNGGNVDMDPIRAFYDEMDRDGAKADTIASAIEINRPVNLKKCLRALEACDGVVRQVSDQEILDAKAKVGAGGIGCEPASAASVAGAKMLRREGVIAPSDRVVCILTGHQLKDPTATVAYHTTDQAVFNDVLGSRGVQRASFANRAVALPNDLEEIIKAIRLYS
- a CDS encoding signal peptidase II yields the protein MLSPNGDPQVLANAPADRSNHPPQSRDGSPLPHSNPLPAIPTNRYITFFALAILGGVADLWTKQAMFAWRGLPGMQPPHWVVEGYVGIETAVNIGAVFGIGAGKGQLFAAISVVAAIAIFIFLFVKRAAHQWLLTIALGCVMGGIIGNLYDRLGLWWEPGMDPRWQSGVRDWILFQASDTLKWPNFNIADSLLVCGAAMLIYRSFFPVDEFDDDKPNSQEDSNEAPRDNNSSQ